A genomic segment from Gadus morhua chromosome 4, gadMor3.0, whole genome shotgun sequence encodes:
- the ppp6r2a gene encoding serine/threonine-protein phosphatase 6 regulatory subunit 2a isoform X1: MFWKFDLHTTSHIDQLLDREDVTLRELMEEDDVLQECKAQNRRLLLFLSQDHCMQELVELITTEPPVELEERSRFKFPNIACELLTADVSIINDKLGGDESLLEMLYHFLEQGQPLNPLLASFFSKTIGNLIARKTEQVISFLRKKEGFIGLVLNHIDASAMMDLLLRLISCVEPAPLRQEVLVWLNEEKLIQRLIELIYTGKDEERQSNASQTLCDIIRLSRDQANQMQENVEPDPLLAVLESQDSVAGLLKSMFEGDRNEAAIVNGTQVLLTLLETRRSGLEGLMELYSQGYERSYTVNSSILHAIEPHLKDFHQLLLDPPKKSAILTTVGLLEEPLGNARLHVARLVAALLQTNSPSVCMELCRLSSMDLLLDLFFKYSWNNFLHFQVELCVASVLNHPSGEDRPNVGLQNHSEPSPAAAQPEPPAQEDGGEPAKPADPEGSTHSTLVSHLFQTCRLVQRILEAWEQNDKIQSEGGARRGNMGHLTRISNMVVQNLEKGPVQIQMADLIKGGDSASPSTEPSSVSCPAELPDDCRGRWESFVDGTLRETNRRNTVDLVSTHNMHSSSEDDDMESPFPNDLSLQQAFSDYQIQQMTANFVDQFGFNDEEFSEHDENINATFDRIAEINFNLDADDNSANAAAFEACCKERIRQFDDADEEEDIWEDKEINYATQAKSRTRFGVSSTTEGSSRGSLENGGDRDTGSGSGSDEEEEEEEVEEEGEEEGEEEESTQTQQEQQQQLSDAAPSWTASFGEAGGPTTTSPSPAGWEAAGGSPGDSQQGTGWANFTQFQPFCGSQAGPRCSSPVDSGVADKEAKHNQDKSGPAAAATGEGAAPKPPPAASDSSPPRASVGVAGDTATAATVAMVTEDAAVPTDEQKDLKSEESPLSLEKLSLADPPVMAAEQPCSADAPPSAQADRKEDPKPAEVSVNGPV, translated from the exons atgTTCTGGAAGTTCGACCTGCACACCACCTCCCACATCGACCAGCTGCTGGACCGGGAGGACGTGACGCTGcgggagctgatggaggaggacgACGTGCTGCAGGAGTGCAAGGCCCAGAACCGCCGcctgctgctcttcctctcccagGACCACTGCATGCAGGAGCTGGTGGAGCTCATCACCACCGAGCCGCCCGTCGAGCTGGAGGAGCGCAGCCGCTTCAA GTTCCCCAACATCGCCTGTGAGCTCCTCACCGCCGACGTGTCCATCATCAACGACAAGCTGGGCGGGGACGAGTCTCTCCTGGAGATGCTCTACCACTTCCTGGAGCAGGGCCAGCCCCTTAACCCCCTACTGGCCAGCTTCTTCAGCAAGACCATCGGTAATCTCATTGCCAGGAAAACAGAACAG GTAATTTCCTTCCTGAGGAAAAAAGAAGGCTTCATCGGCCTGGTGCTGAATCACATCGACGCGTCGGCCATGATGGATCTACTGCTGCGCCTCATCAGCTGCGTAGAGCCCGCCCCCTTGAGGCAGGAGGTCCTCGTG TGGCTGAATGAGGAGAAGCTGATCCAGAGGCTCATAGAGCTCATCTATACGGGCAAAGATGAGGAG AGACAATCGAACGCGTCCCAGACACTCTGCGACATCATCCGCCTTAGCAGAGACCAGGCCAATCAGATGCAGGAGAACGTCGAGCCCGACCCGCTCCTGGCCGTGCTGGAGTC ACAGGACAGTGTGGCCGGGCTCCTCAAGTCCATGTTCGAGGGCGACCGCAACGAGGCGGCCATCGTCAACGGAACTCAAGTGCTCCTCACCTTGCTGGAGACCAGGAGGTCAGG GTTGGAAGGGCTGATGGAGCTCTACTCTCAGGGTTACGAAAGGTCTTACACTGTCAACAGCAGTATTTTACACGCCATTGAGCCCCATCTAAAGGACTTCCACCAGCTTCTCCTGGACCCCCCCAAG AAAAGTGCAATATTGACGACGGTGGGCCTCCTGGAGGAGCCGCTGGGCAACGCCCGGCTCCACGTAGCGCGCCTGGTGGCCGCCCTGCTGCAGACCAACTCCCCCAGCGTCTGCATGGAGCTCTGTCGGCTGTCCTCCATGGACCTACTACTG gaTCTGTTCTTCAAGTATTCCTGGAACAACTTTTTGCACTTCCAAGTGGAGCTGTGCGTAGCGTCCGTCCTGAACCACCCGTCGGGGGAGGACCGGCCCAACGTGGGCCTGCAGAACCACAGCGAGccctcccccgccgccgcccagcCCGAGCCCCCGGCCCAGGAGGACGGAGGGGAGCCGGCCAAGCCCGCCGACCCCGAGGGCTCCACCCACAGCACACTGGTGTCCCAT CTCTTCCAGACGTGTCGGTTGGTGCAGAGGATTCTGGAAGCCTGGGAGCAGAACGATAAAATACA ATCCGAGGGCGGAGCTAGGAGAGGCAACATGGGTCACCTGACCAGGATATCCAACATGGTGGTCCAGAATCTGGAGAAGGGCCCGGTCCAGATCCAGATGGCCGACCTCATCAAAG GAGGTGACTCTGCGTCGCCGAGCACGGAGCCGTCTAGTGTCTCCTGTCCTGCAGAGCTGCCCGACGACTGCAGGGGGCGCTGGGAGAGCTTTGTGGACGGCACCCTGCGGGAGACCAACCGGAGGAATACTGTGGACCTG GTGAGCACCCACAACATGCACTCCTCCAGCGAGGACGACGACATGGAGAGCCCCTTCCCCAACGACCTCTCGCTCCAGCAG GCGTTCTCCGACTACCAGATCCAGCAGATGACCGCCAACTTTGTGGATCAGTTCGGCTTCAACGACGAGGAGTTCAGCGAGCACGACGAGAACATCAA TGCTACGTTTGACCGAATTGCCGAAATCAATTTCAATCTAGATGCTGACGATAATAGT GCCAACGCGGCCGCGTTCGAGGCGTGCTGTAAAGAGAGGATACGCCAGTTCGACGAcgcggacgaggaggaggacatctGGGAGGACAAGGAGATCAACTATGCAACGCAAGCAAAGTCCAGAACGAG GTTCGGGGTGTCCAGCACAACGGAGGGCAGCTCCAGGGGCAGCCTGGAGAACGGGGGCGACCGGGACACGGGCTCCGGGTCCGGCtcggacgaagaggaggaggaggaggaggtggaagaggagggggaggaggagggggaggaggaggagtccacGCAAacgcagcaggagcagcagcagcagctctcaGACGCAG CTCCGAGCTGGACGGCCAGCTTCGGGGAGGCAGGGGGCCCCACGACGACGTCCCCGTCCCCGGCGGGCTGGGAGGCAGCGGGGGGGAGCCCGGGAGACTCTCAGCAGGGGACCGGCTGGGCCAACTTCACCCAGTTCCAGCCCTTCTGCGG CAGCCAGGCTGGCCCTAGGTGCAGCTCTCCTGTGGACTCGGGAGTCGCAGACAAAGAAGCCAAACACAACCAGGACAAGAGcggacctgctgctgctgctactggtgagg GAGCGGCGccaaagcccccccccgccgcgtCGGACAGCAGCCCCCCCCGCGCCTCCGTCGGCGTGGCGGGAGACACGGCGACGGCGGCGACCGTCGCCATGGTAACGGAAGACGCTGCCGTCCCGACCGACGAGCAGAAAGACCTCAAGAG tgaggAGAGCCCCCTCTCCCTGGAGAAGCTCTCCCTTGCGGACCCCCCTGTGATGGCCGCTGAGCAGCCGTGTTCTGCCGACGCGCCGCCGAGCGCGCAGGCCGACAGGAA ggaGGACCCCAAGCCGGCCGAGGTGTCCGTGAACGGGCCCGTCTGA
- the ppp6r2a gene encoding serine/threonine-protein phosphatase 6 regulatory subunit 2a isoform X4 has translation MFWKFDLHTTSHIDQLLDREDVTLRELMEEDDVLQECKAQNRRLLLFLSQDHCMQELVELITTEPPVELEERSRFKFPNIACELLTADVSIINDKLGGDESLLEMLYHFLEQGQPLNPLLASFFSKTIGNLIARKTEQVISFLRKKEGFIGLVLNHIDASAMMDLLLRLISCVEPAPLRQEVLVWLNEEKLIQRLIELIYTGKDEERQSNASQTLCDIIRLSRDQANQMQENVEPDPLLAVLESQDSVAGLLKSMFEGDRNEAAIVNGTQVLLTLLETRRLEGLMELYSQGYERSYTVNSSILHAIEPHLKDFHQLLLDPPKKSAILTTVGLLEEPLGNARLHVARLVAALLQTNSPSVCMELCRLSSMDLLLDLFFKYSWNNFLHFQVELCVASVLNHPSGEDRPNVGLQNHSEPSPAAAQPEPPAQEDGGEPAKPADPEGSTHSTLVSHLFQTCRLVQRILEAWEQNDKIQSEGGARRGNMGHLTRISNMVVQNLEKGPVQIQMADLIKGGDSASPSTEPSSVSCPAELPDDCRGRWESFVDGTLRETNRRNTVDLVSTHNMHSSSEDDDMESPFPNDLSLQQAFSDYQIQQMTANFVDQFGFNDEEFSEHDENINATFDRIAEINFNLDADDNSANAAAFEACCKERIRQFDDADEEEDIWEDKEINYATQAKSRTRFGVSSTTEGSSRGSLENGGDRDTGSGSGSDEEEEEEEVEEEGEEEGEEEESTQTQQEQQQQLSDAAPSWTASFGEAGGPTTTSPSPAGWEAAGGSPGDSQQGTGWANFTQFQPFCGSQAGPRCSSPVDSGVADKEAKHNQDKSGPAAAATGEGAAPKPPPAASDSSPPRASVGVAGDTATAATVAMVTEDAAVPTDEQKDLKSEESPLSLEKLSLADPPVMAAEQPCSADAPPSAQADRKEDPKPAEVSVNGPV, from the exons atgTTCTGGAAGTTCGACCTGCACACCACCTCCCACATCGACCAGCTGCTGGACCGGGAGGACGTGACGCTGcgggagctgatggaggaggacgACGTGCTGCAGGAGTGCAAGGCCCAGAACCGCCGcctgctgctcttcctctcccagGACCACTGCATGCAGGAGCTGGTGGAGCTCATCACCACCGAGCCGCCCGTCGAGCTGGAGGAGCGCAGCCGCTTCAA GTTCCCCAACATCGCCTGTGAGCTCCTCACCGCCGACGTGTCCATCATCAACGACAAGCTGGGCGGGGACGAGTCTCTCCTGGAGATGCTCTACCACTTCCTGGAGCAGGGCCAGCCCCTTAACCCCCTACTGGCCAGCTTCTTCAGCAAGACCATCGGTAATCTCATTGCCAGGAAAACAGAACAG GTAATTTCCTTCCTGAGGAAAAAAGAAGGCTTCATCGGCCTGGTGCTGAATCACATCGACGCGTCGGCCATGATGGATCTACTGCTGCGCCTCATCAGCTGCGTAGAGCCCGCCCCCTTGAGGCAGGAGGTCCTCGTG TGGCTGAATGAGGAGAAGCTGATCCAGAGGCTCATAGAGCTCATCTATACGGGCAAAGATGAGGAG AGACAATCGAACGCGTCCCAGACACTCTGCGACATCATCCGCCTTAGCAGAGACCAGGCCAATCAGATGCAGGAGAACGTCGAGCCCGACCCGCTCCTGGCCGTGCTGGAGTC ACAGGACAGTGTGGCCGGGCTCCTCAAGTCCATGTTCGAGGGCGACCGCAACGAGGCGGCCATCGTCAACGGAACTCAAGTGCTCCTCACCTTGCTGGAGACCAGGAG GTTGGAAGGGCTGATGGAGCTCTACTCTCAGGGTTACGAAAGGTCTTACACTGTCAACAGCAGTATTTTACACGCCATTGAGCCCCATCTAAAGGACTTCCACCAGCTTCTCCTGGACCCCCCCAAG AAAAGTGCAATATTGACGACGGTGGGCCTCCTGGAGGAGCCGCTGGGCAACGCCCGGCTCCACGTAGCGCGCCTGGTGGCCGCCCTGCTGCAGACCAACTCCCCCAGCGTCTGCATGGAGCTCTGTCGGCTGTCCTCCATGGACCTACTACTG gaTCTGTTCTTCAAGTATTCCTGGAACAACTTTTTGCACTTCCAAGTGGAGCTGTGCGTAGCGTCCGTCCTGAACCACCCGTCGGGGGAGGACCGGCCCAACGTGGGCCTGCAGAACCACAGCGAGccctcccccgccgccgcccagcCCGAGCCCCCGGCCCAGGAGGACGGAGGGGAGCCGGCCAAGCCCGCCGACCCCGAGGGCTCCACCCACAGCACACTGGTGTCCCAT CTCTTCCAGACGTGTCGGTTGGTGCAGAGGATTCTGGAAGCCTGGGAGCAGAACGATAAAATACA ATCCGAGGGCGGAGCTAGGAGAGGCAACATGGGTCACCTGACCAGGATATCCAACATGGTGGTCCAGAATCTGGAGAAGGGCCCGGTCCAGATCCAGATGGCCGACCTCATCAAAG GAGGTGACTCTGCGTCGCCGAGCACGGAGCCGTCTAGTGTCTCCTGTCCTGCAGAGCTGCCCGACGACTGCAGGGGGCGCTGGGAGAGCTTTGTGGACGGCACCCTGCGGGAGACCAACCGGAGGAATACTGTGGACCTG GTGAGCACCCACAACATGCACTCCTCCAGCGAGGACGACGACATGGAGAGCCCCTTCCCCAACGACCTCTCGCTCCAGCAG GCGTTCTCCGACTACCAGATCCAGCAGATGACCGCCAACTTTGTGGATCAGTTCGGCTTCAACGACGAGGAGTTCAGCGAGCACGACGAGAACATCAA TGCTACGTTTGACCGAATTGCCGAAATCAATTTCAATCTAGATGCTGACGATAATAGT GCCAACGCGGCCGCGTTCGAGGCGTGCTGTAAAGAGAGGATACGCCAGTTCGACGAcgcggacgaggaggaggacatctGGGAGGACAAGGAGATCAACTATGCAACGCAAGCAAAGTCCAGAACGAG GTTCGGGGTGTCCAGCACAACGGAGGGCAGCTCCAGGGGCAGCCTGGAGAACGGGGGCGACCGGGACACGGGCTCCGGGTCCGGCtcggacgaagaggaggaggaggaggaggtggaagaggagggggaggaggagggggaggaggaggagtccacGCAAacgcagcaggagcagcagcagcagctctcaGACGCAG CTCCGAGCTGGACGGCCAGCTTCGGGGAGGCAGGGGGCCCCACGACGACGTCCCCGTCCCCGGCGGGCTGGGAGGCAGCGGGGGGGAGCCCGGGAGACTCTCAGCAGGGGACCGGCTGGGCCAACTTCACCCAGTTCCAGCCCTTCTGCGG CAGCCAGGCTGGCCCTAGGTGCAGCTCTCCTGTGGACTCGGGAGTCGCAGACAAAGAAGCCAAACACAACCAGGACAAGAGcggacctgctgctgctgctactggtgagg GAGCGGCGccaaagcccccccccgccgcgtCGGACAGCAGCCCCCCCCGCGCCTCCGTCGGCGTGGCGGGAGACACGGCGACGGCGGCGACCGTCGCCATGGTAACGGAAGACGCTGCCGTCCCGACCGACGAGCAGAAAGACCTCAAGAG tgaggAGAGCCCCCTCTCCCTGGAGAAGCTCTCCCTTGCGGACCCCCCTGTGATGGCCGCTGAGCAGCCGTGTTCTGCCGACGCGCCGCCGAGCGCGCAGGCCGACAGGAA ggaGGACCCCAAGCCGGCCGAGGTGTCCGTGAACGGGCCCGTCTGA
- the ppp6r2a gene encoding serine/threonine-protein phosphatase 6 regulatory subunit 2a isoform X3 has product MFWKFDLHTTSHIDQLLDREDVTLRELMEEDDVLQECKAQNRRLLLFLSQDHCMQELVELITTEPPVELEERSRFKFPNIACELLTADVSIINDKLGGDESLLEMLYHFLEQGQPLNPLLASFFSKTIGNLIARKTEQVISFLRKKEGFIGLVLNHIDASAMMDLLLRLISCVEPAPLRQEVLVWLNEEKLIQRLIELIYTGKDEERQSNASQTLCDIIRLSRDQANQMQENVEPDPLLAVLESQDSVAGLLKSMFEGDRNEAAIVNGTQVLLTLLETRRSGLEGLMELYSQGYERSYTVNSSILHAIEPHLKDFHQLLLDPPKKSAILTTVGLLEEPLGNARLHVARLVAALLQTNSPSVCMELCRLSSMDLLLDLFFKYSWNNFLHFQVELCVASVLNHPSGEDRPNVGLQNHSEPSPAAAQPEPPAQEDGGEPAKPADPEGSTHSTLVSHLFQTCRLVQRILEAWEQNDKIQSEGGARRGNMGHLTRISNMVVQNLEKGPVQIQMADLIKGGDSASPSTEPSSVSCPAELPDDCRGRWESFVDGTLRETNRRNTVDLVSTHNMHSSSEDDDMESPFPNDLSLQQAFSDYQIQQMTANFVDQFGFNDEEFSEHDENINATFDRIAEINFNLDADDNSANAAAFEACCKERIRQFDDADEEEDIWEDKEINYATQAKSRTRFGVSSTTEGSSRGSLENGGDRDTGSGSGSDEEEEEEEVEEEGEEEGEEEESTQTQQEQQQQLSDAAPSWTASFGEAGGPTTTSPSPAGWEAAGGSPGDSQQGTGWANFTQFQPFCGSQAGPRCSSPVDSGVADKEAKHNQDKSGPAAAATGAAPKPPPAASDSSPPRASVGVAGDTATAATVAMVTEDAAVPTDEQKDLKSEESPLSLEKLSLADPPVMAAEQPCSADAPPSAQADRKEDPKPAEVSVNGPV; this is encoded by the exons atgTTCTGGAAGTTCGACCTGCACACCACCTCCCACATCGACCAGCTGCTGGACCGGGAGGACGTGACGCTGcgggagctgatggaggaggacgACGTGCTGCAGGAGTGCAAGGCCCAGAACCGCCGcctgctgctcttcctctcccagGACCACTGCATGCAGGAGCTGGTGGAGCTCATCACCACCGAGCCGCCCGTCGAGCTGGAGGAGCGCAGCCGCTTCAA GTTCCCCAACATCGCCTGTGAGCTCCTCACCGCCGACGTGTCCATCATCAACGACAAGCTGGGCGGGGACGAGTCTCTCCTGGAGATGCTCTACCACTTCCTGGAGCAGGGCCAGCCCCTTAACCCCCTACTGGCCAGCTTCTTCAGCAAGACCATCGGTAATCTCATTGCCAGGAAAACAGAACAG GTAATTTCCTTCCTGAGGAAAAAAGAAGGCTTCATCGGCCTGGTGCTGAATCACATCGACGCGTCGGCCATGATGGATCTACTGCTGCGCCTCATCAGCTGCGTAGAGCCCGCCCCCTTGAGGCAGGAGGTCCTCGTG TGGCTGAATGAGGAGAAGCTGATCCAGAGGCTCATAGAGCTCATCTATACGGGCAAAGATGAGGAG AGACAATCGAACGCGTCCCAGACACTCTGCGACATCATCCGCCTTAGCAGAGACCAGGCCAATCAGATGCAGGAGAACGTCGAGCCCGACCCGCTCCTGGCCGTGCTGGAGTC ACAGGACAGTGTGGCCGGGCTCCTCAAGTCCATGTTCGAGGGCGACCGCAACGAGGCGGCCATCGTCAACGGAACTCAAGTGCTCCTCACCTTGCTGGAGACCAGGAGGTCAGG GTTGGAAGGGCTGATGGAGCTCTACTCTCAGGGTTACGAAAGGTCTTACACTGTCAACAGCAGTATTTTACACGCCATTGAGCCCCATCTAAAGGACTTCCACCAGCTTCTCCTGGACCCCCCCAAG AAAAGTGCAATATTGACGACGGTGGGCCTCCTGGAGGAGCCGCTGGGCAACGCCCGGCTCCACGTAGCGCGCCTGGTGGCCGCCCTGCTGCAGACCAACTCCCCCAGCGTCTGCATGGAGCTCTGTCGGCTGTCCTCCATGGACCTACTACTG gaTCTGTTCTTCAAGTATTCCTGGAACAACTTTTTGCACTTCCAAGTGGAGCTGTGCGTAGCGTCCGTCCTGAACCACCCGTCGGGGGAGGACCGGCCCAACGTGGGCCTGCAGAACCACAGCGAGccctcccccgccgccgcccagcCCGAGCCCCCGGCCCAGGAGGACGGAGGGGAGCCGGCCAAGCCCGCCGACCCCGAGGGCTCCACCCACAGCACACTGGTGTCCCAT CTCTTCCAGACGTGTCGGTTGGTGCAGAGGATTCTGGAAGCCTGGGAGCAGAACGATAAAATACA ATCCGAGGGCGGAGCTAGGAGAGGCAACATGGGTCACCTGACCAGGATATCCAACATGGTGGTCCAGAATCTGGAGAAGGGCCCGGTCCAGATCCAGATGGCCGACCTCATCAAAG GAGGTGACTCTGCGTCGCCGAGCACGGAGCCGTCTAGTGTCTCCTGTCCTGCAGAGCTGCCCGACGACTGCAGGGGGCGCTGGGAGAGCTTTGTGGACGGCACCCTGCGGGAGACCAACCGGAGGAATACTGTGGACCTG GTGAGCACCCACAACATGCACTCCTCCAGCGAGGACGACGACATGGAGAGCCCCTTCCCCAACGACCTCTCGCTCCAGCAG GCGTTCTCCGACTACCAGATCCAGCAGATGACCGCCAACTTTGTGGATCAGTTCGGCTTCAACGACGAGGAGTTCAGCGAGCACGACGAGAACATCAA TGCTACGTTTGACCGAATTGCCGAAATCAATTTCAATCTAGATGCTGACGATAATAGT GCCAACGCGGCCGCGTTCGAGGCGTGCTGTAAAGAGAGGATACGCCAGTTCGACGAcgcggacgaggaggaggacatctGGGAGGACAAGGAGATCAACTATGCAACGCAAGCAAAGTCCAGAACGAG GTTCGGGGTGTCCAGCACAACGGAGGGCAGCTCCAGGGGCAGCCTGGAGAACGGGGGCGACCGGGACACGGGCTCCGGGTCCGGCtcggacgaagaggaggaggaggaggaggtggaagaggagggggaggaggagggggaggaggaggagtccacGCAAacgcagcaggagcagcagcagcagctctcaGACGCAG CTCCGAGCTGGACGGCCAGCTTCGGGGAGGCAGGGGGCCCCACGACGACGTCCCCGTCCCCGGCGGGCTGGGAGGCAGCGGGGGGGAGCCCGGGAGACTCTCAGCAGGGGACCGGCTGGGCCAACTTCACCCAGTTCCAGCCCTTCTGCGG CAGCCAGGCTGGCCCTAGGTGCAGCTCTCCTGTGGACTCGGGAGTCGCAGACAAAGAAGCCAAACACAACCAGGACAAGAGcggacctgctgctgctgctactg GAGCGGCGccaaagcccccccccgccgcgtCGGACAGCAGCCCCCCCCGCGCCTCCGTCGGCGTGGCGGGAGACACGGCGACGGCGGCGACCGTCGCCATGGTAACGGAAGACGCTGCCGTCCCGACCGACGAGCAGAAAGACCTCAAGAG tgaggAGAGCCCCCTCTCCCTGGAGAAGCTCTCCCTTGCGGACCCCCCTGTGATGGCCGCTGAGCAGCCGTGTTCTGCCGACGCGCCGCCGAGCGCGCAGGCCGACAGGAA ggaGGACCCCAAGCCGGCCGAGGTGTCCGTGAACGGGCCCGTCTGA